The Setaria italica strain Yugu1 chromosome IX, Setaria_italica_v2.0, whole genome shotgun sequence genome has a window encoding:
- the LOC101757161 gene encoding uncharacterized protein LOC101757161 gives MATCRKMARVDVAELKQRLVKRLGRQRAGKYFAHLTRLLNLKLTKVEFDKLCFATIGKDNIALHNALIRGIISNALSGVPPPSRQAVTGQSGTTTAPSGQCVGVALPVVGNVGAVVDSGDGELARERGAPVGKVVSVEDGEEVEQVRSAPCVQSRSPITAPLGISVAGSSGLRMRRRMDDPAPSCYDSGHLLDTATLCEGLKRRLHSDGIGVTVQGVDALNRGLDEFLRRLIKPCMDLSRVRASSRRIGKVNEKFTGRMNGLQQPNLGYSTTLQDFAVAVQSDPHSLGPNWPTQIEKIQTMSFGGE, from the coding sequence ATGGCGACCTGCCGCAAGATGGCGCGCGTCGACGTCGCCGAGCTCAAGCAGCGCCTGGTGAAGCGGCTCGGCAGGCAGCGGGCCGGCAAGTACTTCGCGCACCTCACCAGGCTGCTGAATCTGAAGCTCACCAAGGTGGAGTTCGACAAGCTGTGCTTCGCCACCATAGGCAAGGATAACATCGCGCTGCACAACGCGCTCATCAGGGGGATCATCAGCAATGCGCTGTCGGGGGTGCCGCCGCCGAGTCGGCAGGCCGTCACGGGGCAGTCGGGGACGACCACCGCCCCGAGCGGGCAGTGCGTGGGCGTCGCGCTGCCGGTGGTGGGGAATGTGGGGGCGGTCGTGGATTCTGGTGATGGCGAGCTGGCGAGGGAGAGGGGGGCGCCGGTTGGGAAGGTGGTGTCTgtggaggatggggaggaggtggagcaggtCAGGTCTGCTCCGTGCGTCCAGAGTCGGAGCCCGATAACGGCGCCATTGGGGATCTCTGTGGCAGGGAGCAGTGGTCTGAGGATGCGGAGGAGGATGGATGATCCGGCGCCGTCGTGCTATGATTCTGGCCATTTGCTGGACACGGCTACTTTGTGCGAGGGGTTGAAGAGAAGGTTGCACAGTGATGGCATTGGAGTGACGGTGCAGGGTGTTGATGCTTTGAATCGTGGATTAGATGAGTTCTTGAGAAGGTTGATTAAGCCGTGCATGGATTTGTCAAGAGTGAGAGCCAGCAGTAGAAGAATTGGTAAAGTCAATGAGAAGTTTACTGGTAGAATGAATGGCTTGCAACAACCAAATCTGGGTTATTCTACAACCTTGCAAGATTTTGCAGTTGCTGTTCAATCTGATCCACATTCGCTTGGTCCAAATTGGCCCACACAAATCGAGAAGATACAGACAATGTCATTTGGAGGAGAATGA